The segment ccggaagaatcttgaggttggaagagagaACCCACTGTAAAAGAAATGGGAGAACACCACGACCTTGTGTGTGTCCggggtcgggaatgcttcgTCGTACGCCGGACGCCATCCAATGATCTCCTTCGCCGGAAGAACACCATGTGCTATCATTTCCTTCAAGCTTTCCTCCGTGATGTCGGAGGGCGCCCATTGGCTCTCGAAgcattctctctcctccaccatGGATGCGAATTGGATGTTGCAATTTGCTTTGGAAATGGTTGGGGATGGATGGGGGATTGATGTGGTGGATGCGCGGATGGTTTCTGTGGAGTTTTGGAAGGGGGATTTGAGCGAATCGGAGAACCCTAGTTCCGCCGGAGTGGTTTGGCACTGTAGCGAgaaatggggaaaatggcgaAAGTCTCGGTGGGGAAGACGAAGCGGCGTTTGGTTTTTTGGTgttattagggtatcgggagtactaatgggcctgggcctaaaACAGTACTTCAACCCAATTCTGTTATCGGCGCGGCTAAGTTGTGATCCATAGGGACTTAGGCGTTTTTGCTTCGGCAATTTTTGCTCACAACAGTATggcccaatgctgttaaaatcctttttgatgcagttagataattccttggaattactacgatgcaaataaaaaggtacccgacagaaaggtgttatacttcTTTTTGTAAGTCTTTTTAGGCTGCAAAGGCTGTTTGTGTTTCGTTGAGATGATTGGTTTTTGAACAGTCATTCTcttggcatgttatatgcttattttgattatggcatgagtcatagcctaggctatttcGACTCATTAATTGCCGTGTTGCCATATTTAtaccacatttgatggatctttGAGAGTTTTTACTTAGATTCTTGTCATATGTGCTGATTTATGGACCTTTAGAGTATTTTTTACTCGGGCCTCTTTATATTTCCATTTTTGGTATATtaaagctaaagcagtcggctggaAGTTTTATTAAACGTCGCATATGCTTAGTTGTATAATATTTTGGATGATtcggttgtaaaaccactcggaTGGATGTTATTTGCACTTTGACTATGTGTTTAGCCTTTAGCTACTCAcctagtcgggggctacacctaattaggtttatctattcgatgcacctgattatttatttttgggccttcacagtctttgattttggtACTCGGGAGATCAATGCAGAAGAAagtgaagcactcggattatcatTTTGCGCTCCGACAGAACgctatttcgtcgactgtaaaggtctcagggctactgtggagattatggataccccctacctacacggcatgtatagtccgactgggtatggggtgccacgtgtagatagaatatctttagaaggactcgggttaaattctaaacttgtatgtcaaggaaatatccgagatcctagtcggttacgattgtattttatctgtaactacatattccgttagggatatggactgtattttgtaaaacggaacccttcccctatataaggaggggtccgggtgcctctaggggcacgatttttttcccagatcatacgatcaataatatactcggcggatcaatcctcggacaggagtagggtattacttcttgattaagaaggcctgaacctgtataaaattccttgtctttaaacccatccacttttgcAGCTTGacagccacccccttttagtattgccgaaatcttgtttcgacaagcGGTTATAAATCCACTATTCAAAATGTAAGTATCGATGGAACCATTTGCCATATCAATGTTAATTCAATCTTATCTTGTCACCGAAACAAGACGCTCCGTGTAACATGaagttaaaattttcatatttgaaGGCCTGGTCGCGGAAATATCAATTTATAAGTTAAAAACATTAAGCATTACTGCCTCAATAAAATTCATATATGCTTAATAGTCCACGCTAATTCCCATGCATATCAGTTTCATTTGTTTTAACCTAAAGTCACAAAATATAGCTGTTGCTCTATCATGAGAGTGAATAGGTAGGCATTTCGTTCTTTACTGGTATCGTTGATGACCGCCATGATACAATCGGACCATGGTTTGATGCTAGCAAGGGGCTATTTTCACTTATGTTCTGCCTCCTAAATGTCCTTTCGTTCTTACATCTAGTACCGTGAGAAAAATCTAGCTAGTTCTATAGGCAAATCGTTGCCAATACGTGCTAGCCGAACTGTTGTGAGAAGCAATGCCTCCTAAGTCACGATTTCGTTCCCTTTCGTGATTTTTTCTTTCTAACGTGTTTTTCTAACTCCTCTGCAAAATAAACGCAAGCTAATCTTTCAGATTTTTCTCCAAAGTGGTCATAAAATTGATGACGTTCTTAAAGGCTATCATAAGATTTTTGTCACGGAATGTCTAAACTGTTGTAGTATTAGACATATTGTCGTAAAGGCACTTTACTACATATCTCATTTGAACGTAAGCAGTTATTGATAACTAATATATTTGTCATAACTCACTTTACACATAcaaatatatgtctagataTATCATTAAAGTTCCACGCGCCCTTGACATGTAAAGTGCATTTGTAAAACAATAGCTTACAATACATAACAAACTTAGTTTGAAAAGGACAGCAATCCATGTCACACTGAGATATAAAGTGAGTGACGAGTCATAACATTATCTATCTTGCTAACCATCAAGTATCTGTGATGGGCAATAAAGTTACTTTGACGATGGTATGCAGGGACATCTGTGGAGGCACATCACGTAACATCCAAACGACATGACTCACTCTGATCCTAATAGAATATCCAACCAAAACAAACACTCTAAAGCAACCGATAAGGAATTCAAAGAAAACCCATCCATCGCATCTATAAATAGACAAGCACAATGTAAACCCCCTTCATCCTTCTCACAACTCAAACATTACAGCGAAAGCATAACAACTAGAATCCCACCACAATGAAGATCATTTTCTTCTTTGCTCTCCTTGCTATTGCTGCATGCAGCGCCTCTGCGCAGTTTGATGCTGTTACTCAAGTTTACAGGCAATATCAGCTGCAGCCGCATCTCATGCTGCAGCAACAGATGCTTAGCCCATGCGGTGAGCTCGTAAGGCAGCAGTGCAGCACAGTGGCAAGCCCCTTCTTCCAATCACCCGTGTTTCAACTGAGAAACTGCCAAGTCATGCAGCAGCGGTGCTGCCAACAGCTCAGGATGATCGCGCAACAGTCTCACTGCCAGGCCATTAGCAGTGTTCAGGCGATTGTGCAGCAGCTACAGCTACAACAGTTTGCTGGCGTCTACTTCGATCAGACTCAAGCTCAAGCCCAAGCTATGTTGGCCCTAAACTTGCCGTCAATATGTGGTATCTACCCAAGCTACAACACTGCTCCCTGTAGCACTCCCACCGTCGGTGGTATCTGGTACTGAATTGTAGCAGTATAGTAGTataggagagaaaaataaagtcatGCATCATCGTGTGTGACAAGTTGAAACATCGGGGTGATACAAATCTGAATAAAAATGTCATGCAAGTTTAAACAAAATGCCTCTGTAAGGATAAATCCTAGTacattgttgaaattaattATCATCACCGTCTACTATGGTTACATTTACAACTTTACGATGTGTGCCTACATTCGGTTCTAAGCTACTATGGCTACTCGACGTGAACGGAGTGTGTTAAGCAGATCAATCTTTTCATTTCGATCAGAACAAAGTCAAAACGCATGTGGCAAATCGTATATACCCTACAACGTAATCCTACACCATAGGAAAATCATTGCCAATACGTGCTAGCCGAACTGTTGTGAGAAGCAATGCCTCCTAAGTCACGATCCCGTTCCCTTTCGTGATTTTTTCTTTCTAACGTGTTTTTGAACTCCTCGGCAAAATAAACGCAAGCTAATCTTTCAGATTTTTCTCCAAAGTGGTCATAAAATTGATGACGTTCTTAAAGGCTATCATAAGATTTTTGTCACGGAATGTCTAAACTGTTGTAGTATTAGACATATTGTCGTAAAGGCACTTTACTACATATCTCATTTGAACGTAAGCAGTTATTGATAACTAATATATTTGTCATAACTCACTTTACACATAcaaatatatgtctagataTATCATTAAAGTTCCACGCGCCCTTGACATGTAAAGTGCATTTGTAAAACAATAGCTTACAATACATAACAAACTTAGTTTGAAAAGGACAGCAATCCATGTCACACTGAGATATAAAGTGAGTGACGAGTCATAACATTATCTATCTTGCTAACCATCAAGTATCTGTGATGGGCAATAAAGTTACTTTGACGATGGTATGCAGGGACATCTGTGGAGGCACATCACGTAACATCCAAACGACATGACTCACTCTGATCCTAATAGAATATCCAACCAAAACAAACACTCTAAAGCAACCGATAAGGAATTCAAAGAAAACCCATCCATCGCATCTATAAATAGACAAGCACAATGTAAACCCCCTTCATCCTTCTCACAACTCAAACATTACAGCGAAAGCATAACAACTAGAATCCCACCACAATGAAGATCATTTTCTTCTTTGCTCTCCTTGCTATTGCTGCATGCAGCGCCTCTGCGCAGTTTGATGCTGTTACTCAAGTTTACAGGCAATATCAGCTGCAGCCGCATCTCATGCTGCAGCAACAGATGCTTAGCCCATGCGGTGAGCTCGTAAGGCAGCAGTGCAGCACAGTGGCAAGCCCCTTCTTCCAATCACCCGTGTTTCAACTGAGAAACTGCCAAGTCATGCAGCAGCGGTGCTGCCAACAGCTCAGGATGATCGCGCAACAGTCTCACTGCCAGGCCATTAGCAGTGTTCAGGCGATTGTGCAGCAGCTACAGCTACAACAGTTTGCTGGCGTCTACTTCGATCAGACTCAAGCTCAAGCCCAAGCTATGTTGGCCCTAAACTTGCCGTCAATATGTGGTATCTACCCAAGCTACAA is part of the Oryza glaberrima chromosome 12, OglaRS2, whole genome shotgun sequence genome and harbors:
- the LOC127758161 gene encoding prolamin PPROL 17D-like, translated to MKIIFFFALLAIAACSASAQFDAVTQVYRQYQLQPHLMLQQQMLSPCGELVRQQCSTVASPFFQSPVFQLRNCQVMQQRCCQQLRMIAQQSHCQAISSVQAIVQQLQLQQFAGVYFDQTQAQAQAMLALNLPSICGIYPSYNTAPCSTPTVGGIWY
- the LOC127758043 gene encoding prolamin PPROL 17D-like, with product MKIIFFFALLAIAACSASAQFDAVTQVYRQYQLQPHLMLQQQMLSPCGELVRQQCSTVASPFFQSPVFQLRNCQVMQQRCCQQLRMIAQQSHCQAISSVQAIVQQLQLQQFAGVYFDQTQAQAQAMLALNLPSICGIYPSYNTAPCSTPTVGGIWY